GGAACTACAGATACAGGTGGTCTGACTGCTTGATTTAGGGAACCAGACAACATAACTACATCAAGAGAGGAGGGTTGGCCCTCTTAAATATTTGTTCCTAATCCAACAGTGATACAACATACAATAACACTTTATTTCTTAGgactaaatatacatgtacttttagaaaataGAAGTTTAACATCATCTTTTTCCTCTTTTTCAAAACACTGTCACAAAATtgtcttttaaaaacattttggatGATCTGTTTTAGTCTACTATTTACAATCAATAACATCAACTAGAAAAAAGGGTCAAAACAGAAAACCATCCAAAAGACAAGACTGAAACAGTAAACATCAGAAGACAAAAATCGCCATAAGTTTGGAAAAGCCCCAAAGGCATGAAAGGAATTTAAACAAACCTCAAGAAAGATAAAATTTTATTTAGGGAACTATCTAATGAGAAAGAAGAGAAAACATATAACAGTGTAAAGAAAATGTGAAAATCTGTGATGACATTGCTAGATAAACAGAAATATTGAACACCGGTTTATTCTGCTTTGAATAAACTATCCACCCTAATACTCAAccataacaaaaaaattcatAAAATGCATTTCTACTTTGCCACAGAAAAGTTGTAAGTGTCAATCTCTTTGAGCCTGGGATTTCATCCTGTAGCGTTCCTACTCTAGGAATTGACTTAAATTTGTGCATTACTCAACCATTTATAACATTCACTTGCACGAGGtgtgaagaaatgttcagagacacttgtgcacaaaactaacTGTACTGTGTGGATGCCATTATAGTAACTATAAAGTcttatatagacgatgtgacctatgtttacattcaaaccgccctctgttgacaaaacacactatcatcatgtttcgccgggcactgagttgcgcagtcacagtaagattgcggacactttctagctggctgccaaaacacaaaggtttggCCCAGCGGTATGcgcacgaatcatgttatggtttttgtgtgacgtcagaggtcacatcgtctatagtgcACCTATCTACATTCACATCAAGGCTCTTGAACAAACAGACATAATTTTAGacaggtttttaaattttaaattatgagACCAATTTTTGTAGCATCTTTTTTCGGGTTTATTACAATGTGCTTGAACAGTTGTTGGGCGTCGTTGTGATGGGGGTTATTGGGGCACAAAAGGTGAAGGCCAAGAGTGCAATATGCCCCAAAGGAAGGGTGTACACAACCCATGTATCTCAGAACAtgcaacaatttgttttgttataccataTAGGTTCCTCTTCTTTCTGTCTTTGGAGGCAATCTGTCACCTTCCAACACTATTTCAATGAAATTACAATGTTTGATATAATGGAATCTTTTGTGTTTTAAACAATGCAACAATTGTGACACCAGCTGTTACTACATACATATAAAATTTGCATGTAAAGGTAAAATTAAATGTTCGAGTGTGGACATATAATAAATGGAGTGTTTCagcactgaactagccagctggATCACTTGCAGAGAATTTTCACTGGTCCTCATGCATGTTTTAACTAGCATTTGGCCACCAGACCACATGGGGGAACACTGACGACCTAAGGGTGTTGACCTCTTAAGCCTACCAGTATGTGCAACGCCAGGCCAGAATTGTTGAAATATTTGAGTACAGAATCCACTAAAATCGAGCAACTGCAGTAACTGCCcaagttttataaaaaacactCGTTTAATACACTTCAACAACTTGTTATCATACTGCCTCAATCTTTAATTTTCATGTTCCCAAAATTCAGGCCTGGATCAACATGGAGGCCACGACCTTCGTTGCATTAGTCTTGACCTTGCTATTAAAATGTCCACaaactttcagattttccaatggaagtgcctttttgcaaaatgaaataaccgtctcaaagatgaaattccaggcctgctaaCTTTCAATGAATCAAAGAGGGACCAGAACTTTCAGTCTCGGTTGATTTGCATTCATGTGAATGGAATACAAACAGATGGCTGCAGTTGACATGCGCGAATACTGTCCACCATATTGGGAGTCAaaatatagaccatgtgaacttgtttacaataagtgtgaccttgtacattctttcagtaatctggcaggcacaatactagacaggtcctatgggaaagttgacattttgtgttataatttccacacaaatcatagaattatgaaagtaaaagctcaacaagttttgagatgtaccccctttcatcatatcaaaagttgataagaattagacagtgcaatctccataaaatataagattttatgttttcttccattaggctgtgtacaaatcctgcctgcaggaagtccaggctctgtggctcttttgtaaacatgtgatgtcacaggtcacatcgtccatacacaaaggaattgactcccaaaatggcagacgtGCGTTTTGCAGAGACGGGTTCCGCATCAGGTCTATGTTTTTACATTGTTGGTCTGGAACCCATCTCACCTCATTTACAATTGTGCATTTTTACTGGAAGGTTGGCTCTTGTTGTGCAACATAACTGCTTCAATATGTACTTATAACTGTTCTGTGGCAAGAGGACTAAAATCAACAGCAACTAGACGACTCTTCTGACTTCGAAGAAACGTTTAAGGTAGTAGACTTGTCCAAGTGTCATCGCAACCAGCACTAAACTTTCAAAGAATGACCATAAGACTACCCTGGAGTTTGTGTTGTCATTAACTGGAGAGAGAACGAATGTAAAGATACAAAAATTAGCAAGTCATGATGAAGCCAGGATCAGTGGTTGGAGTgttagaatttttatttttaaacgaaCAATGCAAAGAAAAATGAGAGATAGAAAACTGGTAACAGCTTTGTTCTCCCCTTGGTCAAACCCTGTAAAGTCTCAAATCTGTGTGACAGATTAGAGGAGACTCGTCTTGAATCAACCCTTTACGAATGTGGAAATTcctaaaaaaattacttgtatGCCTGGGTGCGCGGCCTGGGTTCCCCCCTTAGACCCCGAAGcccagatgttacaattcagaAGGTTTACAGACTCTGTAACACTAGAAATACAGAACTATGAGCacacaatgtggactatttctttctccccttggtgactgctttacttctttcaaaaatgattttaaggctcaaggagattttgaaaaatcctgaaatcaggGGAGAGTCAAGAGAAATCACACGCCTGCCTCTACCGCAATACATGTTATGTATTTTCACTTTACAGGCCTGATTCTTCATAGAGGCAACAACTTAGGTGATTGCCTCCAAACATTTCAATggtcaccaaggcaatgaacagggcacctggtcattgccttggtgacccttgaaatgttacagtagaaatttacaatttcctcatagggtgccctttaccaaggagaaaatgccctggtgcccttgcacTTTAGCGAAGCATACAGACCTTCAAGCATTCTTCAGAATGCAACACTGTGCAACAACAGAAAGATGAAATCCTATCCAAACAAAATACTCACTTGATCTATGCACTCGTTCCCTGACCTCCATGTATTCTTGCTCGTGCTTGACGGCCGTTAGCCCGGTGGCAAGTTGGTTAATCATATCTTCTAATTTGTTATGATGCTctggaaaacagaaaaaaaagggaaagattgtcaataaatattttaaattttaagcAATCCAATGGTTTCTCAAGCCTGGTTCTTCTATAAAAGCCAACAACCCAGCAAAGAATATTTCACTTGACATGATTGTCACCTGCAAACTAGTAAATTAGTTCAAGCTTTTTGCTAcaagggcccaatgtcataaagcctgttggcacaaaaacttgctaagcacagtaaAGTATTGCTACACAGAgacaggtcaccagccaaaacaacATTAAGACTACATTGccgtgactggtgccccactcaatttttgcttagctaagaaatttgtcaagcagtataaTTGCTGACAAAAAGTCAACAAAAGGACCTTAAACTTGGATCAAGCTTTAGGAGGTATGCAGGACTTGGGAAAAATCAACAGGACTGCAGGGACAATGTAGCTCAACAAATTTACTGGACCAGACGTTTTTACACAAGGCCagaatcaaaattgaaaaagaaaatcctGACAACATGCAATTAAAAGTTAAAACTTGAACCGTGTGTAAGAGAAGATTGATTAAGTCATACTTAATAGTTACTTAGGGGACATTCATAATAGTCAATGTTAgaaaaattcaatattttttcgaaactgtgggggggggggggaaacaacAACACATTTTTGGACGATCTTGGCCCCTAATTTCTGCCCTTGATAATCTTTTTTCATCAACATTCTATGAGAGAGCATATATTATATTGTAAAGtaaatcaatatttaaaaaaacatgcagTACAAAGTCAAAGTTCTCCAGAAACAGTACTGTCAGTGCTAAAAAAAGGcagaaaaagtctgaaatttgtCGTCACTGCTCTCTTATGAGAATGGCCTCCCAACAAAACTCCTGATTTGACTCctggttttacttttttttttaaatggaagtCGGCTAAAAAAGGAGTTTCATTGTGGCATAACCAGGCTTTGAATCTCATCTTTTGAAAAGCACACTTccactggaaaatcttaaaatctatgggaaacttttgaaggggcaacaaggccaagaccagggcatgGTCTCTGTGACCTCCGTAAAACTCCAGGCCAGTATAACACATGCAATGGGTTACTGTTTACCCTCTGTATCCATTGACGTGTCTTTAGGTGAATCCCCGACATCGATGGAAAACATGACAACCTTCGGTGTCATGGTTGACATCTTGTTGCTGAAGCAGTAGCGGTACTGTCCATCCATGTGTGCTGGGAAGGTGTACTTGCCATTGGATTCTCTCTCGCCAGCGTAGATGACTTTGTTATCAGGCCCTGTAATCTGTGgagcattaaaacaaaattataaatcaaTTATTGGTCGAGTAAGATAGTTGCCAGTTAAAATTGTCCAACTGTAAACCAAAGCATTAACAATACAAGGAGAAAATATGTGCAACAAGTTAATTGACTACCATAGCAACTGCATCACGTGTGTGGCAAGCAACAACATTTGCTGCAaggtttgaatgtttttttttaaatagaataTCTTTTGCCAAACTTATGATCCGA
Above is a genomic segment from Asterias amurensis chromosome 6, ASM3211899v1 containing:
- the LOC139938756 gene encoding transmembrane emp24 domain-containing protein 2-like, giving the protein MGDGQYILLGVCILSCLTSIHGYFVAIDAHAEECFHDKVTSGTKMALTFEVAEGGFLDIDVKITGPDNKVIYAGERESNGKYTFPAHMDGQYRYCFSNKMSTMTPKVVMFSIDVGDSPKDTSMDTEEHHNKLEDMINQLATGLTAVKHEQEYMEVRERVHRSINDNTNSRVVLWSFFESLVLVAMTLGQVYYLKRFFEVRRVV